From Gossypium raimondii isolate GPD5lz chromosome 11, ASM2569854v1, whole genome shotgun sequence:
ACTTCCCTACACCACCTTCTTTCTCCCTTATATACTTACATTGCTTCATCCCATGTAATAGTCCTCAAAAAATGGGTTTAGAATCTCTAATTGTTACAAGACCCAGGACCCATCAACCATGTGCCGCTTGTAGGATGCTACGCAGGAGATGCGACAGTAATTGCATTCTGGCCCCCTATTTCCCATGTGATGAGATGGACAAGTTTGCCAAGGTGCACAAGGTTTTTGGAGCCAGCAACGTAATCAAAATGATTCAGGTTGGTACTTGGTAATAATAAGTTCAATCTCTTATCCTTGTTTGTTTTGTAAATCTGTGGTATTTTGGTTTATGAGTTTTCTGCAATAATATTTAACAGATGGTGGAGGAAACAAACAGGGAGGATGCTGTGAAAGCACTGGTCTATGAAGCAACAGCCAGGATGAGAGACCCTGTTTATGGCAGCACTGGAGCTATTTGCCAACTGCAGAAGATGGTGCAAGAACTCAAGATGCAGCTTGAATCAACAAAAGCTCGAGTGTTGGAGCTGCAACAGCAAAAAGATCAGCTTTGGAGCGTTCTTATGAATGTTAATCATCTTGATCTTCTTTCTCCCATTAATGGCGGTGACAACTTTTGTTTAGGTTACGATGATTCTATAGCTTATGATCCAGACAAGTTCCCTGTAGTAGGTGACTGGATCttttaaagcataaaaaaacaCTAAAGATGTCGGTATATCCAAGGTATCATCTTCAGGATAAGCTTATGAAGTGTATAATTTTAAtggaatacatatatatataaacacacaAAGAGAAATTTAAGTTGAGAAGAACTTCTTACCATCACTCCTATCGTGTCATCGATTTCACAAGCTTTGCTGTTTATTTTGCTGGTGGTCTTTATTCTTCTAAgctctatttttaacaaaaatttcattataatcaatggtgatgaagaaaaaaaaaaggaacttGATAAGAAATTAACACACTTCCCTAAGATGATTCTAACGAACCACAGAGTCAAAAAGCCTTTTTTATTGGCTTCCAAACTGGAGTTTGGTCGTAGGTACCGTCTACTGATGTTGATGCATGTTGAAAAGTTAAGAAGGAGACCTGTAACTGGAAACACCCACGAGAGGCACATGGCTTTCGGTCACtttctaaatttggaaaaaagaaGGAAGGCTACGAAACAAGCCTTGTCCAAATTCATGGCCCATATCCCGTTTAGTATCTGGCTGACTTGGACCACCTCCAAGCCTTGTTTGTAATACTGTGGTTATTTTATATTGGAAAATCAATGgtatctaaaatataaattacaaaaatcaattatctttATGTAAATTTGTCACATGTGCTACACTTAAATGGGTTGCTCCGTCCAATTAAAGTTTCACCGTTCCGTCGTTAGTGTCCGTCAAATGATAGGCAACGCTAAATATGATAGTTCATCGAGGTCATGGTAAGGCCAAATCCAACCACCCTCACAAAACTACAATCACGAATCATCAACATACCCTGTCACTCTATTACATCAAATTTAGTAATCCATCTAACAAGCAACGTCTTACCCTGAATAACAAGCTTATCGATCCAAGAAACACAAGTGATCTACAAAAGTCCTCGTGCTAGAAAGTGACACAAACCAATCGTCCACTCCATCTCTCTCGACTCAACTCTCTCCAAACGCTCTCTCTTTCTCCCTGTCTTCACTTTTCTTGGTCACTTATGGCTCTTAGCCTTCTAAATGAACCACCTCCAACCTTCAAACCACATTCTtgtatcaacaaaattaaattgtaattataatatACAGTCATCCCTCTCTATAACAACCACTTGCTATAACAACCAAATTTTTAGAAGAAtcgattttttatgttttattttaaccctCTATAACTGTTTTTCACCTATAACAATAACATACATAGTTATGAAGTacgttttttattaaattagttctcCATAACAATGTATGAtctaaaatttcaagtaaaattataattatttcatataagAAAGCCTATtaatatcatttattaaatgaaaatgatcttaattaaaatattatttcaataaaatgattaaatttcatgtgaaaatatattaatcatattttattaactgAAAGTAATATTCAATGAGtggaattaaatatatcaatttaagaAACTATTAAGCTCCCTAATTAAATCCTAAACTATCGAGACTATATCAATAAGGTCCTTccattattaaaatagttaaattaaccattaaatGAGATGTTAAATCTTATGTGgcatagtttaaaataaaatttttaaataaaaatgaatatttaaaaatggatGTTGTAAGCCAGTTaaatcttaactcgattggcatgGACATTGTTGCCGGtgcaggaggacgtgggtttgagtgcgctgaagcgcattatcctcctatttatgagttgggaagaggttatgggtagttctaggtattgtgtcaaaaatagcagatatcatcaaaacatataatgagataataataataaagatgtAAAAATCCTAGTTTAGAGGTTTTTGAAGCTTTTACAAAAGCTTTATCATTCActatctctttttttatttaatttttaattttaatttttaaaaattatgccATAACGTTCTactttctttaaagttttcattttaaattatgccaCACATGATTTGACATGtcatttaatgattaaattaacgGCTTTAATAATAGAACAtaattgttatatataatattgataatttaaggatgtaattaaaacattttaaagtccggagaccaatttaaaaaaatcatagttTAGGAATGTCTAATGCAATTAactcttataataatataagttATTCCATAATAGGATGTTGTTACAAATCCGAGTATACAAACGAAGACAGACAACTATCTAAACGTATATTTACTAGTCCAATaatctaattttgtttttctttttgtctcttcaacattaaaaaaaaaagtcattttagtttttcatttaacttttagcttttttagcctttaaatttgcgttt
This genomic window contains:
- the LOC105802815 gene encoding LOB domain-containing protein 25, coding for MGLESLIVTRPRTHQPCAACRMLRRRCDSNCILAPYFPCDEMDKFAKVHKVFGASNVIKMIQMVEETNREDAVKALVYEATARMRDPVYGSTGAICQLQKMVQELKMQLESTKARVLELQQQKDQLWSVLMNVNHLDLLSPINGGDNFCLGYDDSIAYDPDKFPVVGDWIF